The following are encoded in a window of Cucurbita pepo subsp. pepo cultivar mu-cu-16 chromosome LG12, ASM280686v2, whole genome shotgun sequence genomic DNA:
- the LOC111807361 gene encoding zinc finger CCCH domain-containing protein 62-like isoform X1 produces MAFSGSFVTDPRRFELEEFIDEHGELDDQCDSDDSECDPSYSFEEDTNSKVSRISIRKKSKSSEVEDRELIAQEYLDYVAPEVLNLNENDEKDISEVLSIIKVSPCSSHNTFLYHPLSPAGKLEKLKVEQCKAYLRKNGLRLTGTKDVLIQRINEHLEILNGGGEKKYPEYSFTVNCKGDACMGDVVMFEQKVYEMYNIASRSSIGPSCGTRTVAGRIVKESYGASKQQHTFTIEVLWSKGEKPLPPLHPLLIKGRNLYRMKTMRQTWEDEGERQKVLMEKHARGSLARSTREARVVEKEKRKTHNENRKSRREGFSENPSQSNLSSAGTMLAETMVKLSVDARKAVHPHQEKTLFGNSGEPPRQHNPTKQSKSDVFIDHSRRPYQLQPMVNPVQNNYFSQPQMKADPPPVSYNIHPSIYRADHPASRLAMGQMNLYPKVNQHAEESYKQQRCRYYAVGRCHYGENCKFSHEMAQDFAGREKERLGRHHHHHHQMHQNARLCR; encoded by the exons atggCGTTTTCTGGGAGTTTCGTCACTGATCCGCGTCGCTTCGAACTAGAAGAATTTATCGATGAGCATGGAGAATTAGACGACCAGTGTGATTCTGATGATTCGGAATGTGATCCGAGTTACAGCTTTGAGGAAGATACCAATTCCAAGGTTTCAAGGATCTCGATCAGGAAGAAATCGAAGTCGTC GGAAGTTGAAGATAGGGAACTGATCGCGCAAGAATACTTAGATTATGTAGCGCCAGAGGTTCTGAatctaaatgaaaatgatgaaaaagatATTAGTGAAGTGCTATCGATCATCAAAG TCTCTCCTTGTTCCTCACATAACACATTTCTCTATCATCCTTTGAGCCCAGCTGGTAAGCTAGAGAAACTCAAGGTAGAGCAATGCAAGGCTTATCTAAGAAAGAATGGATTGAGACTAACAGGAACCAAAGATGTACTCATTCAGCGTATCAACGAGCATTTGGA GATTTTAAATGGTGGAGGGGAGAAGAAATATCCAGAGTACAGCTTTACAGTAAATTGTAAAG GTGATGCTTGCATGGGTGATGTTGTTATGTTTGAACAAAAAGTATACGAGAT GTACAATATAGCATCTAGGAGCTCCATAGGTCCTTCGTGTGGAACAAGAACTGTTGCAGGCCGCATTGTGAAAGAAAGTTATGGTGCTTCTAAACAACAACATACATTTACG ATTGAAGTATTGTGGAGTAAGGGTGAGAAACCACTTCCTCCACTTCATCCCCTTTTAATCAAGGGTCGAAATCTTTATCGGATGAAGACTATGAGACAG ACTTGGGAAGATGAAGGAGAAAGGCAAAAAGTTTTAATGGAAAAACATGCTAGGGGATCACTTGCAAGATCAACTAGGGAAGCACGTGTagtagagaaagaaaaaagaaaaacgcaCAATGAAAACAG GAAATCAAGGAGAGAAGGATTTAGTGAGAATCCCTCTCAGTCAAATCTATCTTCAGCAGGAACGATGTTAGCTGAAACCATGGTGAAGTTATCCGTTGATGCGAGAAAAGCGGTTCATCCACATCAGGAAAAAACTTTGTTCGGTAATTCAGGAGAACCTCCTCGTCAACATAACCCAACAAAGCAATCAAAATCAGATGTGTTCATTGATCATAGTAGACGGCCATATCAACTTCAGCCCATGGTGAATCCAGTGCAAAACAATTACTTTAGCCAACCCCAAATGAAAGCCGATCCTCCTCCAGTAAGCTACAATATACATCCCAGCATTTACAGGGCTGATCATCCTGCTTCTAGACTGGCAATGGGCCAAATGAATCTTTATCCTAAAGTGAACCAACATGCGGAAGAAAGCTACAAGCAACAACGATGCCGTTATTATGCCGTAGGGAGGTGTCACTACGGGGAGAATTGTAAATTCTCGCATGAAATGGCACAAGATTTTGCCGgaagggagaaagaaagattgggccgccatcatcatcatcatcatcagatGCATCAAAATGCTCGGCTTTGTCGGTAA
- the LOC111807604 gene encoding 25.3 kDa vesicle transport protein-like isoform X1, with protein MGFQFPAIYGRLIDQFIVGGRIELKMVKLTMIARVTDGLPLAEGLDDGRDMQDAEFYKQQVKALFKNLSRGQNEASRMSIETGPYVFHYIIEGRVCYLTMCDRAYPKKLAFQYLEDLKNEFERVNGAQIETAARPYAFIKFDTYIQKTKKLYQDTRTQRNIAKLNDELYEVHQIMTRNVQEVLGVGEKLDQVSQMSSRLTSESRIYADKARDLNRQALIRKWAPVAIVFGVVFLLFWFKSKLW; from the exons ATGGGTTTTCAGTTTCCGGCGATCTATGGGAGATTGATTGATCAGTTTATCG TTGGGGGACGGATCGAACTGAAGATGGTGAAGCTTACAATGATTGCTCGTGTTACTGATGGTCTTCCTCTAGCAGAGGGACTGGATGATGGCCGTGATATGCAAGATGCAGAATTCTACAAGCAGCAAGTGAAGGCTCTGTTTAAGAACTTATCAAGAGGTCAAAATGAGGCCTCAAGAATGTCTATCGAGACAGGCCCATATGTTTTTCA CTATATAATTGAAGGAAGGGTCTGTTATTTGACTATGTGTGATCGCGCGTATCCAAAGAAACTTGCCTTTCAATACCTTGAAGACCTGAAGAATGAATTTGAACGTGTTAATGGGGCTCAAATTGAAACCGCTGCTAGGCCTTATGCGTTCATTAAATTTG ATACTTACATACAGAAGACCAAGAAACTGTACCAGGATACACGGACTCAACGTAATATTGCAAAGTTGAATGATGAACTTTATGAAGTCCACCAAATAATGACTCGCAATGTTCAGGAAGTTCTTGGCGTTGGTGAAAAGTTAGACC AGGTCAGTCAAATGTCAAGTAGGTTGACATCTGAATCCCGCATATATGCGGACAAGGCCAGAGATTTAAACCGACAG GCTTTAATTCGGAAGTGGGCTCCCGTTGCTATCGTGTTCGGAGTCGTATTCCTCCTATTCTGGTTCAAATCAAAGCTCTGGTGA
- the LOC111807361 gene encoding zinc finger CCCH domain-containing protein 62-like isoform X2, protein MAFSGSFVTDPRRFELEEFIDEHGELDDQCDSDDSECDPSYSFEEDTNSKVSRISIRKKSKSSEVEDRELIAQEYLDYVAPEVLNLNENDEKDISEVLSIIKAGKLEKLKVEQCKAYLRKNGLRLTGTKDVLIQRINEHLEILNGGGEKKYPEYSFTVNCKGDACMGDVVMFEQKVYEMYNIASRSSIGPSCGTRTVAGRIVKESYGASKQQHTFTIEVLWSKGEKPLPPLHPLLIKGRNLYRMKTMRQTWEDEGERQKVLMEKHARGSLARSTREARVVEKEKRKTHNENRKSRREGFSENPSQSNLSSAGTMLAETMVKLSVDARKAVHPHQEKTLFGNSGEPPRQHNPTKQSKSDVFIDHSRRPYQLQPMVNPVQNNYFSQPQMKADPPPVSYNIHPSIYRADHPASRLAMGQMNLYPKVNQHAEESYKQQRCRYYAVGRCHYGENCKFSHEMAQDFAGREKERLGRHHHHHHQMHQNARLCR, encoded by the exons atggCGTTTTCTGGGAGTTTCGTCACTGATCCGCGTCGCTTCGAACTAGAAGAATTTATCGATGAGCATGGAGAATTAGACGACCAGTGTGATTCTGATGATTCGGAATGTGATCCGAGTTACAGCTTTGAGGAAGATACCAATTCCAAGGTTTCAAGGATCTCGATCAGGAAGAAATCGAAGTCGTC GGAAGTTGAAGATAGGGAACTGATCGCGCAAGAATACTTAGATTATGTAGCGCCAGAGGTTCTGAatctaaatgaaaatgatgaaaaagatATTAGTGAAGTGCTATCGATCATCAAAG CTGGTAAGCTAGAGAAACTCAAGGTAGAGCAATGCAAGGCTTATCTAAGAAAGAATGGATTGAGACTAACAGGAACCAAAGATGTACTCATTCAGCGTATCAACGAGCATTTGGA GATTTTAAATGGTGGAGGGGAGAAGAAATATCCAGAGTACAGCTTTACAGTAAATTGTAAAG GTGATGCTTGCATGGGTGATGTTGTTATGTTTGAACAAAAAGTATACGAGAT GTACAATATAGCATCTAGGAGCTCCATAGGTCCTTCGTGTGGAACAAGAACTGTTGCAGGCCGCATTGTGAAAGAAAGTTATGGTGCTTCTAAACAACAACATACATTTACG ATTGAAGTATTGTGGAGTAAGGGTGAGAAACCACTTCCTCCACTTCATCCCCTTTTAATCAAGGGTCGAAATCTTTATCGGATGAAGACTATGAGACAG ACTTGGGAAGATGAAGGAGAAAGGCAAAAAGTTTTAATGGAAAAACATGCTAGGGGATCACTTGCAAGATCAACTAGGGAAGCACGTGTagtagagaaagaaaaaagaaaaacgcaCAATGAAAACAG GAAATCAAGGAGAGAAGGATTTAGTGAGAATCCCTCTCAGTCAAATCTATCTTCAGCAGGAACGATGTTAGCTGAAACCATGGTGAAGTTATCCGTTGATGCGAGAAAAGCGGTTCATCCACATCAGGAAAAAACTTTGTTCGGTAATTCAGGAGAACCTCCTCGTCAACATAACCCAACAAAGCAATCAAAATCAGATGTGTTCATTGATCATAGTAGACGGCCATATCAACTTCAGCCCATGGTGAATCCAGTGCAAAACAATTACTTTAGCCAACCCCAAATGAAAGCCGATCCTCCTCCAGTAAGCTACAATATACATCCCAGCATTTACAGGGCTGATCATCCTGCTTCTAGACTGGCAATGGGCCAAATGAATCTTTATCCTAAAGTGAACCAACATGCGGAAGAAAGCTACAAGCAACAACGATGCCGTTATTATGCCGTAGGGAGGTGTCACTACGGGGAGAATTGTAAATTCTCGCATGAAATGGCACAAGATTTTGCCGgaagggagaaagaaagattgggccgccatcatcatcatcatcatcagatGCATCAAAATGCTCGGCTTTGTCGGTAA
- the LOC111807604 gene encoding 25.3 kDa vesicle transport protein-like isoform X2: MVKLTMIARVTDGLPLAEGLDDGRDMQDAEFYKQQVKALFKNLSRGQNEASRMSIETGPYVFHYIIEGRVCYLTMCDRAYPKKLAFQYLEDLKNEFERVNGAQIETAARPYAFIKFDTYIQKTKKLYQDTRTQRNIAKLNDELYEVHQIMTRNVQEVLGVGEKLDQVSQMSSRLTSESRIYADKARDLNRQALIRKWAPVAIVFGVVFLLFWFKSKLW; the protein is encoded by the exons ATGGTGAAGCTTACAATGATTGCTCGTGTTACTGATGGTCTTCCTCTAGCAGAGGGACTGGATGATGGCCGTGATATGCAAGATGCAGAATTCTACAAGCAGCAAGTGAAGGCTCTGTTTAAGAACTTATCAAGAGGTCAAAATGAGGCCTCAAGAATGTCTATCGAGACAGGCCCATATGTTTTTCA CTATATAATTGAAGGAAGGGTCTGTTATTTGACTATGTGTGATCGCGCGTATCCAAAGAAACTTGCCTTTCAATACCTTGAAGACCTGAAGAATGAATTTGAACGTGTTAATGGGGCTCAAATTGAAACCGCTGCTAGGCCTTATGCGTTCATTAAATTTG ATACTTACATACAGAAGACCAAGAAACTGTACCAGGATACACGGACTCAACGTAATATTGCAAAGTTGAATGATGAACTTTATGAAGTCCACCAAATAATGACTCGCAATGTTCAGGAAGTTCTTGGCGTTGGTGAAAAGTTAGACC AGGTCAGTCAAATGTCAAGTAGGTTGACATCTGAATCCCGCATATATGCGGACAAGGCCAGAGATTTAAACCGACAG GCTTTAATTCGGAAGTGGGCTCCCGTTGCTATCGTGTTCGGAGTCGTATTCCTCCTATTCTGGTTCAAATCAAAGCTCTGGTGA